In Rhodobacteraceae bacterium LMO-JJ12, a single window of DNA contains:
- a CDS encoding TRAP transporter small permease: MPVTDEKHGSQLQSQTDTTGTDDAPLEVYESSLPGFLGTIDTWVGKIESLMLAVGVLLMAANTSANVIGRFVFQSSIFFSEELNRILIIMITFAGISYAARHGRHIRMSAIFDALPSSLRKPLMIVISLVTAVFMLGLAWYSLQYILTQAGRGRVLPSLQIPVWITLVWVPVGFFMTGLQYLLTAIKNMIEKDIYLSTNVLEGYDDNEMEV, from the coding sequence ATGCCGGTGACAGACGAAAAACACGGCTCGCAATTACAATCGCAGACAGACACCACCGGCACGGATGACGCGCCTCTGGAGGTTTATGAATCCAGTCTGCCGGGGTTTCTGGGAACAATCGACACCTGGGTTGGCAAGATTGAATCGCTGATGCTGGCAGTGGGCGTCTTGTTGATGGCGGCCAATACCAGCGCCAATGTCATCGGGCGGTTCGTGTTTCAGAGTTCGATCTTTTTCTCGGAGGAGCTGAACCGGATTCTGATCATCATGATCACTTTTGCCGGGATTTCCTATGCTGCGCGCCATGGGCGACATATCCGCATGTCGGCGATTTTTGACGCGCTTCCCAGCAGTCTGCGCAAGCCGCTGATGATCGTGATTTCGCTGGTCACGGCGGTCTTTATGCTGGGGCTGGCGTGGTATTCGCTGCAATACATCCTGACACAGGCGGGGCGGGGGCGGGTTCTGCCTTCGCTGCAAATTCCGGTCTGGATCACATTGGTCTGGGTGCCGGTCGGCTTTTTCATGACCGGGCTGCAATACCTTCTGACTGCCATCAAGAACATGATCGAAAAGGATATCTATCTCTCGACCAATGTTCTGGAAGGCTATGACGACAATGAGATGGAGGTCTGA
- a CDS encoding universal stress protein, translating to MFTHILAPYDGSKNADRALDKAAQMAKLTGAKVSLLTVYRHHSMLEASLSMVRVSDPGRIDDAMREHASGIAEHGKTLLREAGVESVRAFVRSGRPARAIHEFAGKHEVDLIILGSRGLGSSGDGYLLGSVSHKVTGLSKCPVLVV from the coding sequence ATGTTTACCCATATTCTTGCGCCTTATGACGGGTCGAAAAATGCCGATCGCGCATTGGACAAGGCCGCGCAAATGGCCAAGCTGACGGGTGCAAAAGTCAGTTTGCTGACCGTCTATCGTCACCATTCGATGCTGGAGGCGTCGCTGTCGATGGTGCGCGTCAGTGATCCGGGGAGGATTGATGATGCGATGCGCGAACATGCCAGCGGCATTGCCGAACATGGCAAAACGTTGCTGCGCGAGGCGGGCGTTGAGAGCGTGCGTGCGTTTGTGCGCTCGGGTCGCCCGGCGCGGGCGATCCATGAATTTGCGGGCAAGCATGAGGTTGATCTGATCATTCTGGGAAGCCGGGGGCTTGGATCGTCCGGTGACGGCTATCTTCTGGGCAGCGTGTCGCACAAGGTTACGGGGCTGTCGAAATGCCCCGTTCTTGTTGTCTGA
- a CDS encoding TRAP transporter large permease, protein MAITIFSLMIVLLLLGFPMMIPLIAGAFVGFYSLFGGFGQLETMVQQMMAGIRPASLIAVPMFIFAADIMTRGQSAGRLIDMVMAFMGHIKGGLAISTASACTMFGAVSGSTQATVVAIGSPLRPRMLKAGYKDSFVLALIVNSSDIAFLIPPSIGMIIYGVVSNTSIAELFIAGIGPGLLILLLFSIYSVIYAIRNDVPTEEKATWGARARAVQQALWPLGFPAIIIGGIYGGIFSPTEAAAACVLYAIFLELIVFRSLDLRGLYDTAKSTGLITAVVFILVAAGAAFSWVISFAQIPQAILGGIGIDQMGPIGVLFVISIAFFIGCMFVDPIVVILVFVPIFAPVVKAVGLDPVLVGTVITLQVAIGSATPPFGCDIFTAIAVFKRPYIEVIRGTPPFIIMLLSVSVALIFFPQIALFLRDLAFAK, encoded by the coding sequence ATGGCCATCACAATCTTTTCCCTGATGATCGTTTTGCTGCTTCTGGGTTTTCCGATGATGATTCCGCTGATTGCGGGGGCGTTTGTCGGGTTCTATTCGCTGTTTGGCGGGTTTGGGCAGCTTGAAACCATGGTGCAGCAGATGATGGCGGGCATTCGCCCCGCGTCTTTGATTGCGGTGCCGATGTTCATCTTTGCCGCCGATATCATGACGCGCGGGCAATCGGCGGGGCGCTTGATTGACATGGTCATGGCTTTCATGGGCCACATCAAGGGCGGGCTGGCGATTTCGACGGCTTCGGCCTGCACCATGTTCGGCGCGGTTTCGGGCTCGACCCAGGCGACTGTTGTGGCGATCGGCTCGCCGCTCAGGCCACGGATGCTGAAGGCGGGGTATAAGGACAGTTTCGTGCTCGCGCTGATCGTTAACTCTTCGGACATCGCCTTTTTGATCCCGCCCTCGATTGGCATGATCATCTATGGTGTTGTCTCCAACACCTCGATTGCCGAACTGTTCATCGCCGGGATCGGGCCGGGCTTGCTCATCCTGCTGCTGTTTTCGATCTATTCGGTAATTTACGCGATCCGCAACGACGTGCCCACCGAGGAAAAGGCGACATGGGGCGCGCGGGCGCGTGCGGTGCAACAGGCGCTCTGGCCCTTGGGGTTTCCGGCGATCATCATCGGGGGCATCTATGGCGGTATCTTTTCTCCGACCGAGGCGGCGGCGGCCTGTGTGCTTTATGCGATTTTTCTGGAGCTGATTGTGTTCCGTTCGCTTGATCTGCGCGGGCTTTATGACACGGCGAAATCGACCGGGTTGATCACGGCGGTGGTGTTCATTCTGGTTGCTGCCGGGGCTGCGTTTTCCTGGGTGATCTCGTTTGCGCAGATTCCGCAGGCCATTCTGGGCGGGATCGGGATTGACCAGATGGGGCCGATTGGCGTGCTGTTCGTCATCTCCATCGCGTTCTTCATTGGCTGCATGTTTGTTGATCCGATCGTGGTCATTCTGGTCTTTGTCCCGATCTTTGCCCCGGTGGTGAAGGCGGTTGGGCTTGATCCGGTGCTGGTGGGCACGGTGATCACGCTTCAGGTTGCCATTGGTTCGGCTACACCGCCGTTCGGCTGTGACATCTTCACCGCCATTGCGGTGTTCAAACGGCCCTACATCGAGGTCATTCGCGGCACGCCGCCCTTCATCATCATGCTGCTCAGCGTGTCTGTTGCGTTGATCTTCTTTCCGCAGATTGCCTTGTTCCTGCGCGATCTCGCCTTTGCCAAATGA
- a CDS encoding ectoine utilization protein EutA, giving the protein MTTSAQTEIFASRLRPADEGPVRLGAILLSTDLVFEGDAARLIDADRAVLHVARIGFENPTTPERLCAMAPDLARTAGLLVPGAELSVVAFACTSASVTIGNRAVAEAIQSSLPGVRVITPSFAALAGLGALGARRVALLTPYLEETTEPMARYLCAQGLDVVRSACFALEDDRDMARIDDTSMIEAACALDGPEVEALFLSCTAMRGVDVIDRIEARLGKPVVTSNQALCWALGRMAGLKGCPVGFGRLLGCDMPAEFAGGIKV; this is encoded by the coding sequence GTGACGACATCCGCGCAAACCGAAATTTTTGCTAGCCGTTTGCGCCCAGCCGATGAGGGACCGGTGCGGTTGGGAGCGATTCTGCTCTCGACCGATCTGGTGTTTGAAGGGGATGCGGCACGACTGATTGACGCGGATCGCGCCGTTTTGCATGTGGCGCGGATCGGGTTTGAAAATCCGACGACGCCCGAAAGACTCTGTGCGATGGCGCCGGATCTGGCGCGCACTGCCGGGTTGCTCGTGCCGGGGGCCGAGCTTTCGGTGGTGGCGTTTGCCTGCACCTCTGCCTCGGTCACGATCGGCAACAGGGCGGTGGCCGAAGCTATTCAGAGCAGCCTGCCGGGGGTTCGCGTGATCACGCCGTCATTTGCCGCGCTGGCCGGGCTCGGCGCCCTTGGTGCGCGGCGGGTTGCGTTGTTGACCCCATATCTTGAGGAAACGACCGAGCCGATGGCGCGCTATCTTTGTGCGCAGGGGCTGGATGTCGTGCGAAGTGCGTGTTTTGCACTTGAGGATGATCGCGATATGGCGCGTATTGATGACACGAGCATGATCGAGGCAGCCTGTGCTTTGGATGGTCCCGAGGTCGAGGCGCTGTTTTTGTCGTGCACTGCGATGCGTGGTGTGGATGTGATTGACCGGATAGAAGCCCGGCTGGGCAAACCTGTGGTGACGTCCAATCAGGCACTATGCTGGGCGCTTGGACGGATGGCGGGGCTGAAGGGATGCCCGGTTGGTTTCGGGCGGTTGTTGGGGTGCGACATGCCGGCAGAGTTTGCTGGTGGGATAAAGGTGTGA
- the dctP gene encoding TRAP transporter substrate-binding protein DctP — protein sequence MAVYKNVLAGSLLAAATTLAGVNSVQADTWRYAFEEAMDEVQGKFAQKFKAEVEANSDHEIQLFPYGTLGESADIMEQTQAGILQFVDQSPGFTGALIPEAQVFFVPYLLPQDDEELFEFFRSSKAITEMFPELYAKQGLELLTMFPEGDVAITTREPVRSPEDFNEVKMRVMTNPLLVESYKAFGATPTPLPWGEVYGALQTGIIQGQENPTFYILSNKLYEVSDHMTYIGHNNFTTAVMANQDFYAGLSDEDKKVVGDAINVAFEYILEYQNGQTEEAIAGIMEAKPDYTITTLSEEERQPFKDAAAQVEATFIEMTGDSGKALLDQFKADLDAVKK from the coding sequence ATGGCTGTTTACAAAAACGTTCTGGCAGGGAGCCTCCTTGCTGCTGCGACCACGCTCGCGGGCGTGAACAGCGTGCAGGCCGACACCTGGCGCTATGCCTTTGAAGAGGCGATGGACGAGGTGCAGGGCAAGTTCGCCCAGAAGTTCAAGGCGGAGGTCGAGGCCAATTCCGACCACGAGATCCAGTTGTTTCCCTATGGCACGCTTGGCGAATCTGCCGATATCATGGAGCAGACCCAGGCCGGGATCTTGCAGTTCGTGGACCAGTCTCCGGGCTTTACCGGCGCGCTGATTCCCGAAGCACAGGTCTTTTTCGTGCCCTACCTTCTGCCGCAGGATGACGAGGAGCTTTTTGAGTTCTTCCGCAGCTCGAAGGCAATCACCGAGATGTTTCCCGAGCTTTATGCCAAGCAGGGTCTGGAACTTTTGACCATGTTCCCGGAGGGCGATGTAGCGATCACCACGCGCGAACCGGTGAGATCGCCAGAAGACTTCAACGAGGTCAAGATGCGCGTGATGACCAACCCGTTGCTGGTCGAAAGCTACAAGGCGTTTGGCGCGACGCCGACGCCGCTGCCTTGGGGTGAGGTGTATGGCGCGCTCCAGACAGGGATCATTCAGGGTCAGGAAAATCCAACCTTCTATATCCTGTCCAACAAGCTTTATGAGGTCAGCGATCACATGACCTATATCGGTCACAACAACTTCACGACCGCTGTGATGGCCAATCAGGACTTCTATGCGGGTCTGTCTGACGAGGACAAGAAGGTGGTCGGTGATGCGATCAATGTCGCCTTTGAATACATCCTCGAATACCAGAATGGTCAGACCGAGGAAGCGATTGCGGGTATCATGGAAGCCAAGCCTGACTATACCATCACCACGCTGAGCGAAGAAGAACGCCAGCCGTTCAAGGATGCCGCCGCGCAGGTCGAAGCGACATTCATCGAGATGACGGGTGATAGCGGCAAGGCGTTGCTGGATCAATTCAAGGCCGATCTCGACGCGGTCAAGAAATAA